The genomic DNA CCGGTGAACAGGTCACGCTGGCGATCATCGACGCCTACACGGGGCTGCCCACCCCGGCGCCGCTGTTTCAGCGGTTCGCTTTCCATCTCCGCTTCGCCTGGCACTGCAAGGGACGCCAGTGTTGGCAATACCTTGGCGAACGCGTGACGGGCGTGAGCGCCGCGATCCAACACCGCTATGGCTGGATCACGATGGAGCAGCGGTTGGAACGCATCATCAACGCGACGGGGACCTACGCAAAAGTCGCCGCGACGAACATGACGGCGCTCGACGAATATCGCCCTCAATCGGCGGAAGGCCCCGCGACGCTGTACCGCGCCAAGTTCCGCGCCAACTGGCCCGGCCAAGATGTCTCCGATCCGCACATGGGATGGGGCAAGGTCTTCGAAACATCCGACTTGGAAGTTGTCGAAGTCGAAGGCGCCCACGCCAACATGCTCTCCGAAGCGAAGCTGGCCGGATTGGTCGCTCATCTGCGGCAGACGCTCGCCCAGGACGACAACCAAGCGTAGCAGCGGCCGCATCGATCGTGCGCCGCTCGATACCAAGCCTGCGATCGATCAACAGCCGCGGCTAGAGGCGACCGCTGGTAGCCCGCCGCATCAGCGACAGGACGCATTCGATCGAGCCAAAAAAAAACACCGCCTGAAACGCAAAGGTTTCAGACGGTGTTTTCGTCAAAGCGGAGGACACGGGACTCGAACCCGCAACCCCGTGAGGGGCAACTGATTTCGAATCAGCCTGCTAGCCATTCGCTTATCCTCCTCGACCCGGAATTGATAACGTATCGGCCGACAACCGTCAAGCAGGATCGAGCGGCGGTTTGGATTTGCGTGCCAAAGTCGCAGCATTTTGCGGGACTTTTCCCCAACTCATGTTTTCGGGGGGCCAGCCGTTTCCGCGTTGCTAGCGATTGCCGGTCGGTTTTGATTCGCATGGGTTCGTCGATCGGTTACGATTGAACGCTACCCCGCCGGTCTCTCTTTGGCCGCTCCCCGCACGTACGTCGCAGCATCGAGTGAACATGAAATACGCTTTTTTTCAATTGCTGGCATTTCTCGGAGTTTCAATCGGAGCGGCTTTCGCCCAAGATGCCGCCGCGCCAGCTGATGCTCCCGCCGCGAACGCTTCCCCCGACGCAGCGGTCAGCGAAGCGGCGGTCGATCCGGAATCGGACCCGCAGGCCGAGGCGATCGTTCGCCAATTGCGGCCCTCGCTGGTCACGATTCGTGTGAAGGGACGCGATGGGCAACAGCGTGGGCTGGGCTCGGGCTTCATCGTCGACGCCGAGGGCTTGATCGCGACGAATCTGCATGTAATCAGCGAAGGACGCCGATTTTCAGTCGAAACGGCTGACGGTCAGTCATTAAAAGTCTTGGCGGTCGAAGCGTCCGACAGCACGCACGATCTGGCGTTGGTCCGCGTCGAGCTGCAGGATACGAAACTTGTTCCGCTGCAATTGGCCGCCGCCGATTCGATCGCTCAGGGAGCGACGGTGATGGCGCTCGGGAATCCGTTGGGGCTGGAGTACAGCGTCGTGCAAGGGATCGTTTCAGCGATCCGCGATGTCGACGATCGTCAGATGATTCAGGTGGCGATGCCGATCGAATTCGGCAACAGCGGCGGACCGCTTGTCGATGCGAAGGGGCAGGTCCACGGGATCATTAATATGAAGAGCGCGATCCAAGAACGGGTCGGTTTTGCGATTCCGATCGCCCGACTGCACGAGTTGCGAGCGCGGCCGAATCCCGTCGTGATCGATCGCTGGGCGCGGTTGGGGCGGCTGGACGAAAAACGCTGGACGCCACAAGCGGGAGCCGATTGGCAGCACAGCAGCGGGATGATCCAGGTTCGCGGCAGTGGTGGCGGAATCGGCGGTCGGTCGCTGTGCGTGTCGTCGCTCGCCATTCCAGAGGAACCGTTTGAGATCTCGGTCAGCGTCCGTCTGCACGATGAAACCGGCGCGGCGGGGCTGATCTTTCACCGCGACGCGAAGGACCGACACTACGGGTTTTATCCCAGCAATGGGCGGCTGCGGTTGAGTTGCTTTCTGGGCCCTTCGGTCTTCTCTTGGCAGGTGCTGGCCGAAGTCGACTCGCCCGATTTTCTGCCGGGCCAATGGAATCGTTTGAAGGTTCGCATCGACGATCAGGGAATCAAGTGTTACGTCAACGGCAAGCTGGCGATCGAATCCAACGATACTCAATTGACCGGCGGCAACGCTGGCTTGGCGACTTTTCGGTCGACCTCGGCCGACTTCCGGCAGTTCCGCGTCGGCGATATTTCGGAAGACGATCAACTGGCCGGGCCGGCTCAAGATTGGTTCGCTGCGACGGCGTCCGATCCTCAGAAGCTCGATGCCGTTTCGCAAAGTGAGCTCGAGATGTTGGCGGACAGCCGCGACGCCAGCGTGTTGGAACTGGCGCGTCGTGCGATTCAATTACAGCGTCAAGCGAAACAGATGCAAAAGCTGGCCGAAGATGTTCGCCGGGTCCCGGTGTTGCGAGCGTTGGGCGATCTGCTGACCGGAGAGGACGAAGACGATCTGTTGCGCGGGGCGCTGTTGGTCGCGTCGTTGGACAATCCCGATCTCGATATCCAAGCCTATCTCGATCGGATCGATCAGATGGCTGGCGAGATCCGCGAGGGGCTCGCTGAAGACGCCGATCCGGCGGCGCGGCTGAAACAACTCGATCGCTATCTGTTCGAAGAGAACGGTTTTCACGGCGGCCGCGACGAATATTATCATCCCGCCAACAGCCATCTGAATCGTGTGATCGACGATCGCGAAGGGCTTCCGATCACGATGGCGATCCTGTACATCGAACTCGGTCGTCGGCTGGGGCTGGAGATCGAAGGGGTCGGATTGCCGGGGCACTTTGTCGTCCGGCATATCGATGGAGAAAGCGAAGGGCAGTTGATCGATGTCTTTGAACGGGGCGAGCGAATGTCGCGCGCCGACGCGGCTCGGATCGTGCTGCAGTTTTCCGGCCGAATGCTCGAGGGGAACGATCTTCGCCCGCAGACGACCGAAGATATTTTGATCCGCGTGCTGCGGAACCTGATGGGATCGGCGGGGCGATTGCGCGACGCCGAAGCGGTGTTGCGGTATATCGATGCCTTGGTCGCGCTGCGTCCCGACGATGGCGAATACCGGATGATGCGAGCCGCGGCGCGGCATCAGACCGATCGCGATCATGCGGCGTTGGAAGATCTTCAGTGGTTGATCCAGAACCAACCGCCGGGGATCGACATCCACGAAGTCCAAGAGATGCGTGACTTCTTGCTGAAGTAGGGGCTCGCGAAGTGTGTCCCTTCGCCGCGGATGGTGAAGCAATGACGATTGCGGTGTTTGGGCGACAGGTCCGCGGAAACCTCAACTTATGGGTGGAATCCCAGCCAAACGAGGTTGACCGTTGGTCCGCTTCCACGCAAACTATTGATGCATAGTTTAATTCCTAGTGGGTGTTCACCGATGTCCAGCAGCCAGTTGCAAAAAGAACTCAAGAAGAAACGCCCCTTCGAATCGCCCGAACAGGAAGCGATCTTGAACCTGTTGCGGACCAACGACCAATTTCAGAATCGGTTTGGGCGGCTGTTCCGCGAATATGGTCTGACCTCGTCGCAGTACAACGTGTTGCGAATCTTACGCGGCGAGGGGAACCCGCTGCCTTCGTTGGAGATCGCCGAGCGGATGATCCAAGTTGTGCCGGCGATCACCGGGCTGATCGACCGCTTGGAAAAGCAGGGGTTGGTCACGCGAAAACGCTGCCTGGAAGATCGCCGCGTGATCTACATCGAGATCACCGACAGTGCGCTGGCGCTGCTGAAACAGATCGACGAACCATTGCTCAGTCTTCACAAGCGGTTGATCGGACACCTGAACCGCACCGAACTGAAGGAACTCAGTCGGCTGCTGGAGAAGGCTCGGTTGAGTCTGCCGGGACTGGACGATTGAATTCGGTACCGCCGCCGGTCACAACCAGTGTTTTAATGAGCGGGTAGGCTGAAACATAAACGCTGATCGCCCTGTGTTCCGCTGCGGCTTTTGCTTGCAAGTCTATAGATTTAGGGTAAAATCGGCGGCTGCGTTGCCGGGTTTCGGCGGCGATTCCTGGCGGAGTTCCAACCGATGTCATCGAATGCAACGCGATTTTTCTTTGGTTGTCCAGTATTGCCGTTGCTTTCTCGCGTCCTGTTCTTCGCCAGTTGCCTCCTGCTGACGTCGGTCGCTAGCGCCGCCCCCAACGTCTTGTTCATCGTCGCCGACGATTTGAACTGTGCGATCAGCCCCTACGGCGATCCCGTTGCCAAGACGCCGAATTTGGAACGCCTTGCCAAACGTGGGCTGACGTTCACGCGGACTTATTGCCAACAAGCGGTCTGCAATCCATCGCGGTCTTCGTTTTTGACGGGGCTGCGTCCCGATACGGTCAAAGTCGACGATCTTCGCAAGTATTTCCGCAATACGGCGGCCGGTGGCAGCACGCTGGTCACGCTCCCCCAGCACTTCAAGAACCACGGATATTTCTGTCAGAACATCGGCAAGATGTTTCACAATATGGGCGACACACAAGACCGCCGCTCGTGGTCGATCGATGAAGTCCTGTTTCGCGGCACCCACGCGGCCGACACGATTTACAACAACACGCCCAGCGGTGGCAAGCCGCGGCAATTTAAGGCTCCGGCGACCGAAGCTCACGACGTTCCCGATACCGCCTATCGCGACGGGCAGATCGCCAATCTGGCGGCGGCGATGATTCGCGATCACGCCACCAGCGACCAACCGTTTTTCCTGGCGGTTGGATTCTGGCGGCCCCACCTGCCGTTTGTCGCTCCGCGGCGGTACTGGGATTTATATGACGCCGACACGATCCCGATGCCCGACCCCGCGGCGGCGCCAGAAGATGTGCCAGCGATCGCGATGCATCCCTCCTCCGAAATCCGCGGCTACGGCGGTGTGCCGAAAGATCGTCCGCTCAGCGAGGCGGAGGTTCGGCATCTGCGCCACGGCTATTACGCATCGATCAGTTTCATCGACGCGCAGGTCGGCGAGATCTTGGACGCTTTGGACGCAAGCGGTCGAGCCGACGACACCATCGTTGTCTTCACGTCCGACCACGGCTTCCACATCGGCGAACGCACGCTATGGGGAAAGACCTCCAATTTTGAACTCGACGCCCGCGTGCCGCTGATCGTTGTCGCCCCACGGCATCCGGCCAGCCAAGGCAAATCGACGCCAGCTCTAGCTGAACTCATCGACCTCTATCCAACTCTCGCCCAGCTCGCTGGCATCTCCGACGACCTCCCGCGGCGACTGGAAGGGACCAGTTTGGCGCCGATCTTCGAAGACCCCAAAGCTTCGGTCAAACAAGCTGCTTTCACTCAACATCAACAACCCTTTTACGGCAATCCCAGCAACTGGAAGGCTTGGGGATGTTCGATGCGAACCGATCGCTGGCGGTACACCCGTTGGACGGCGATCGACAGCGGCGACGTGATCGCGCGGGAACTTTACGATCACGACCACGATCCGCTGGAAACCACCAATCTCGCCGCCGATCGCGAACACGAGAAAATGATCGCGGAATTTGATCAAACATTAGCCAATGCGTTTCCAGAGCGACAACAATAGACGGTTTCCGCTTTTGGAAGCTTCCCACCCCTACCTGTTTGCGACGGTGCCACGCCGACGCTCCACCCCACGTGACGATCCAACCCAACCGCCATCGACAATTACTTCCGAGGTGATGAAAGTGACACGAATCCTAACCCGGCTGCCCCTCGTTGCAGCGCTGATGTTTGCCAGTTGCCTGACGGCTCAAGAGAGCGACTGGAAACTGTTGCCACTGGAATACAACAACCCCGGCCTGAAGGTCGATCTGGGCGTTGGGCTGTGGGCCTGGCCGATGCCGATGGATTACGACGGTGACGGTGATATCGACTTGTTGGTGTCGTGTCCCGACAAACCCTCCAACGGCGTCTATTACTTCGAGAATCCGTCGCAAGACCCAGCTGAAAAGATGCCGGTCTTTCTCCCCGGAGTTCACGTTGGCAAGACTTCGCACAACATGCAGGTCAGCTACGTCGATGGCAAGCCGCGGATCCTGCATACCCGTTTTGAATACCCTCGCGACGAAGCGACGGGTGCGTTTGCCTTCGACAAGAGAAAGCAGATCTATCCTAAGGGGAACGTCCACGAAAACAACGTCCGCGGAAACATGTGGCGGTACGTCGATTACGATGGCGACGGTGATCACGACATCGTCGTCGGCGCCGGCGATTGGTCGGAATACGTGTGGGACAACGCTTACGATCGCAATGGCCTTTGGAAGAACGGGCGGCTGCGTGGTTACGTCTACTTGATCGAGAACGCTGGCAGCGATCAGGAGCCGCAGTATTCCGACAAGCCTGTCAAATTGCAGGCTGGTGGCGGCGATATCGACGTCTACGGCTGGCCCTCGCCCAACTTCGCCGACTTCGATGGCGATGGCGATCTCGACTTGTTGTGCGGTGAATTCCTCGACGGCTTCACCTACTTCGAGAACATCGGCACGCGGACAGAGCCAGAATACGCTGCCGGCAGCAAGTTGGCCGACGATACCGGCAAGCCGCTGGTGATGGATCTGCAGATGATTACTCCCACCGCGTTCGATTGGGATGGCGATGGCGATCTCGATTTGATCGTCGGCGATGAAGATGGACGCGTCGCGCTTGTCGAAAACAGTGGCCAGATGCGCGGCAGCAAGCCGGTCTTCTTGGCTCCCGTCTACTTTCAACAGGAAGCCGATACGCTGAAGTTTGGTGCGTTGGCGACCCCCGCAGTCTACGACTGGGATGGCGATGGCGACGAGGACATCCTGTGTGGCAACACGGCGGGATACATCGGTCTGTTCGAAAATCTTGGCGCCGGCGAGAACGGAGCGCCAAAGTGGGCCGCTCCTAAACTGCTGGAAGCGAAGCAGAGTGAAGCCGCTGACAGTTCGCAGGTCTTCCGAGTCCTCGCTGGCAGCGACGGTTCGATCCAGGGGCCGTGCGAAGCGAAGTGGGGTTACACGACGCTTTCGGTTGCCGATTGGGATGGCGATCAAGATCCCGACGTCATCTACAACTCGATCCTCTCTCGCGTCGGCGTGTTGCGGAACGACGGTGGCGTGTTGATCGACACTGCGTTGGAGACCGGACAACGCGAAGCTCCGCCAAGATGGTATTGGTGGCAGACGTTGGCGTCGGACACGTTGACCCAGTGGCGGACGACTCCATTTGCCATCGATTTCGATGCCGACGGTAGCGTCGATTTGGTGATGCTGGATCAAGAAGGATTCCTGACGCTGCGACGCGGTGGCAAAGCTGCCGAACGCATTTTTGTCGACGAGAACAATCAACCGTTGCAGTTGAACACCAGGTCGTGTGGCAGTTCGGGACGCGTCAAACTGACGGTTGTCGACTGGGACGGCGACGGGCGATTGGACGTGCTGGTCAACTCGCAGAACGCTCTTTGGTACCGCAACTGCGAAGATCGCGATGGCAAGATCGTACTGAAGAAGGTCGGCAATCTGGCGCGGCGGAACGTCGCTGGGCACACATCCAGCCCCGCGGTCTGCGACTTCAATCGCGACGGCAAACCCGATCTGTTGATCGGTGCCGAAAACGGACGACTCTATTTCGCCGACCACAACGACTGCATTGCCTATCCCGAGGAGAAGCTGGTGGCTGCAAAACCTAAGGCGATCGAGGAGCCCAAATTCCCTGGTTTTGTCAGTGAGGAATTCGTCTACACCAAAGCCAGTTTCCCGCAGTGCCATGCGTCGACGATCTGCGAGACCAATCGTGGGTTGGTGGCCGCTTGGTTCGGTGGAACGCGAGAGAAGGATAAAGACGTTGGCATCTGGGTCAGCTATCACGATGGAAACGGATGGTCGTCACCGAGGGAATGGGCCAACGGCGTGCAGCACGATGGGCTTCGGTATCCCTGCTGGAACCCCGTCCTCTACCAATCGCCTGGAGATGGGCCGACGTTGCTGTTCTTCAAAGTTGGCCCCGACCCACAAACTTGGTGGGGCGAGGTGATGGTCAGTTACGACCGTGGGCGTTCGTTTGTCGAGCGCAAACGATTGCCCGAAGGGATCGATGGCCCGGTCCGTTGCAAGCCGATCCTGTTGGCCGATGGCAAGACGCTGCTGTCGGGTTCGTCGACCGAATACGACGGTTGGACGATCCACTTCGAATCGACAACGCTGACCGATGGGCAGCCCAGCGGAACCTGGAAACGTGTCGGCCCGATCGAACCGGCGACCGATTTCAACGCGATCCAGCCGACGATCCTGCAGCACGCCGATGGGCGTTTGCAGGTGCTGTGCCGGACCAAGGAGAGCGTGATCGTCAGCAGCTTCTCCGACGACGAGGGTGCTTCGTGGTCGAAGCTGGAACCGATCGACATGCCGAATCCGAACTCGGGAATCGACGTCGTGACACTCAAGGATGGCCGTCAATTGATGATCTACAATCACCTTGGCAGCGGCAAAACCGGCTGGGGGCGACGCGGTCTGCTGAACCTGGCGATCTCCGACGACGGCCTGGCGTGGCATAAGGTCGGCGTTGTCGAACGCGATGAAAAGGGTGAATTCAGCTACCCCGCGATCATCCAATCCGACGACGGTTTGGTCCACATCAGCTACACCTGGAAGCGTCAGCGGATCAAACATGTGGTCGTCGATCCGGCAAAGATCCTTGCCGGAAGCCTGTTGAGCAAAGACAATTGGGATGCAGAGTGATTTCTGCATATCGAATCCCCCAATTTTTCAGAGCTCATGAATAATAACCTCTTCAATCGACGCGACGCCCTGGCCATGCTGGGGCTCGCGACAGCGGGTGCGGCGATGGCTGCCGACAACGCAGCGGCACCAACAAAGGCCAAGAAAAAGATCCTGCTGCGATCGTCTTGGCAAACCGTCAACATCGGCGACATCGCTCACACGCCCGGAGTGCTGCAAATCCTGCGGACTCACATGCCCGACGCGGAGATCACGCTGTGGCCTAGCCGCGTCGACAATGGAGTCGAAGAGTTGCTGCGGGCCGAGTTTCCGAAGCTGAAGATCATCAAAACCGCTGCCCAGCGGAAGCAGGCTTTTGAAGAGTGTGAGTTTCTGTTGCACGGTTCGGGGCCTTCGTTGGTTGCACAAAAAGATGTGATTCGTTGGCGCGACGAGACACAAAAACCGTATGGCGTCTATGGGATCACGCTACCGTCGAAAGGATCGGCTTCCACGAAACCGACGACGGAACCTGCGATGGCGAAGACGATCGAGGTGCTGAGCGGTGCCGAGTTTGTTTTCTTCCGCGATTCGCATTCGCTGGCTCTGGCCAAAGAAAAGGGTTGCCAATCGAAGATCATGGAATTTGGTCCCGACGGCGCGTTTGCTTGCGATCTGCGGGAACCGGAAAAAGCGAACGCCTTCTTAAAAGCCAACGATCTGCAGCCGGGCAAGTTCCTGTGCTGTATTCCGCGGCTGCGTTACACGCCCTATTGGACGATCAAGGATCGCCCGTTCGACGAGGTGAAACACGCGCGGAACGAAGCGATGAAAGAGCACGATCATGCGCAGCTGCGTCGAGCGATCGTCGAAGTGGTGAAGACGACCGATCTGAAAGTCTTGGTCTGTCCCGAAGATCAAACGCAGATGAAAGTCGGCAA from Rosistilla oblonga includes the following:
- a CDS encoding transglutaminase family protein, with product MKYAFFQLLAFLGVSIGAAFAQDAAAPADAPAANASPDAAVSEAAVDPESDPQAEAIVRQLRPSLVTIRVKGRDGQQRGLGSGFIVDAEGLIATNLHVISEGRRFSVETADGQSLKVLAVEASDSTHDLALVRVELQDTKLVPLQLAAADSIAQGATVMALGNPLGLEYSVVQGIVSAIRDVDDRQMIQVAMPIEFGNSGGPLVDAKGQVHGIINMKSAIQERVGFAIPIARLHELRARPNPVVIDRWARLGRLDEKRWTPQAGADWQHSSGMIQVRGSGGGIGGRSLCVSSLAIPEEPFEISVSVRLHDETGAAGLIFHRDAKDRHYGFYPSNGRLRLSCFLGPSVFSWQVLAEVDSPDFLPGQWNRLKVRIDDQGIKCYVNGKLAIESNDTQLTGGNAGLATFRSTSADFRQFRVGDISEDDQLAGPAQDWFAATASDPQKLDAVSQSELEMLADSRDASVLELARRAIQLQRQAKQMQKLAEDVRRVPVLRALGDLLTGEDEDDLLRGALLVASLDNPDLDIQAYLDRIDQMAGEIREGLAEDADPAARLKQLDRYLFEENGFHGGRDEYYHPANSHLNRVIDDREGLPITMAILYIELGRRLGLEIEGVGLPGHFVVRHIDGESEGQLIDVFERGERMSRADAARIVLQFSGRMLEGNDLRPQTTEDILIRVLRNLMGSAGRLRDAEAVLRYIDALVALRPDDGEYRMMRAAARHQTDRDHAALEDLQWLIQNQPPGIDIHEVQEMRDFLLK
- a CDS encoding sulfatase gives rise to the protein MSSNATRFFFGCPVLPLLSRVLFFASCLLLTSVASAAPNVLFIVADDLNCAISPYGDPVAKTPNLERLAKRGLTFTRTYCQQAVCNPSRSSFLTGLRPDTVKVDDLRKYFRNTAAGGSTLVTLPQHFKNHGYFCQNIGKMFHNMGDTQDRRSWSIDEVLFRGTHAADTIYNNTPSGGKPRQFKAPATEAHDVPDTAYRDGQIANLAAAMIRDHATSDQPFFLAVGFWRPHLPFVAPRRYWDLYDADTIPMPDPAAAPEDVPAIAMHPSSEIRGYGGVPKDRPLSEAEVRHLRHGYYASISFIDAQVGEILDALDASGRADDTIVVFTSDHGFHIGERTLWGKTSNFELDARVPLIVVAPRHPASQGKSTPALAELIDLYPTLAQLAGISDDLPRRLEGTSLAPIFEDPKASVKQAAFTQHQQPFYGNPSNWKAWGCSMRTDRWRYTRWTAIDSGDVIARELYDHDHDPLETTNLAADREHEKMIAEFDQTLANAFPERQQ
- a CDS encoding exo-alpha-sialidase, whose translation is MKVTRILTRLPLVAALMFASCLTAQESDWKLLPLEYNNPGLKVDLGVGLWAWPMPMDYDGDGDIDLLVSCPDKPSNGVYYFENPSQDPAEKMPVFLPGVHVGKTSHNMQVSYVDGKPRILHTRFEYPRDEATGAFAFDKRKQIYPKGNVHENNVRGNMWRYVDYDGDGDHDIVVGAGDWSEYVWDNAYDRNGLWKNGRLRGYVYLIENAGSDQEPQYSDKPVKLQAGGGDIDVYGWPSPNFADFDGDGDLDLLCGEFLDGFTYFENIGTRTEPEYAAGSKLADDTGKPLVMDLQMITPTAFDWDGDGDLDLIVGDEDGRVALVENSGQMRGSKPVFLAPVYFQQEADTLKFGALATPAVYDWDGDGDEDILCGNTAGYIGLFENLGAGENGAPKWAAPKLLEAKQSEAADSSQVFRVLAGSDGSIQGPCEAKWGYTTLSVADWDGDQDPDVIYNSILSRVGVLRNDGGVLIDTALETGQREAPPRWYWWQTLASDTLTQWRTTPFAIDFDADGSVDLVMLDQEGFLTLRRGGKAAERIFVDENNQPLQLNTRSCGSSGRVKLTVVDWDGDGRLDVLVNSQNALWYRNCEDRDGKIVLKKVGNLARRNVAGHTSSPAVCDFNRDGKPDLLIGAENGRLYFADHNDCIAYPEEKLVAAKPKAIEEPKFPGFVSEEFVYTKASFPQCHASTICETNRGLVAAWFGGTREKDKDVGIWVSYHDGNGWSSPREWANGVQHDGLRYPCWNPVLYQSPGDGPTLLFFKVGPDPQTWWGEVMVSYDRGRSFVERKRLPEGIDGPVRCKPILLADGKTLLSGSSTEYDGWTIHFESTTLTDGQPSGTWKRVGPIEPATDFNAIQPTILQHADGRLQVLCRTKESVIVSSFSDDEGASWSKLEPIDMPNPNSGIDVVTLKDGRQLMIYNHLGSGKTGWGRRGLLNLAISDDGLAWHKVGVVERDEKGEFSYPAIIQSDDGLVHISYTWKRQRIKHVVVDPAKILAGSLLSKDNWDAE
- a CDS encoding polysaccharide pyruvyl transferase family protein; translation: MNNNLFNRRDALAMLGLATAGAAMAADNAAAPTKAKKKILLRSSWQTVNIGDIAHTPGVLQILRTHMPDAEITLWPSRVDNGVEELLRAEFPKLKIIKTAAQRKQAFEECEFLLHGSGPSLVAQKDVIRWRDETQKPYGVYGITLPSKGSASTKPTTEPAMAKTIEVLSGAEFVFFRDSHSLALAKEKGCQSKIMEFGPDGAFACDLREPEKANAFLKANDLQPGKFLCCIPRLRYTPYWTIKDRPFDEVKHARNEAMKEHDHAQLRRAIVEVVKTTDLKVLVCPEDQTQMKVGKELLVDPLPAEIRKRVVWRPNYWLTGEAVSTYVQSAGLFGNEMHSPIMCIGHGIPAIVCRWAEQTSKGYMWEDIGLGDWLFDLDNPADMPKIVPAVLEMAQNPDKAKQIAAAGRKVVERRQAETMAVLKRSLA
- a CDS encoding MarR family winged helix-turn-helix transcriptional regulator, which encodes MSSSQLQKELKKKRPFESPEQEAILNLLRTNDQFQNRFGRLFREYGLTSSQYNVLRILRGEGNPLPSLEIAERMIQVVPAITGLIDRLEKQGLVTRKRCLEDRRVIYIEITDSALALLKQIDEPLLSLHKRLIGHLNRTELKELSRLLEKARLSLPGLDD